AGCACAGGCCGGTTGGAAGCGATCACTGGCTCCTATTAAAGTTTTGGGCATTGATTTATCTTGGCTGGTGATGAAGGAAGTGTTCATTAGCCCGTACAATGAACAAGCCTACACCTTTGACGAAGCCATGCACCAGGAAAACCAATACCACCATTTTATGGCGGCGTAAATCATACCATTTTCATATTTTGCCCCAGATTGCCCTGCGTAGCGCGGTCTGGGGCATTTTTGTATCTTTACCGCTCTAGCCACGCCTGTTTCTATGCACCTGCTTGAAGTCACTTCCCCTGCCACCGTCTCTGAGTTTCTGAACTTCCCAACCGGTCTTTACCAAGACCACCCCCACTGGATCAGGCCGCTGGACAACGACATTGAACAAGTCTTTGACCCGACTAAAAATCCTAATTTCAAAACCGGCAAGGCCATCCGGTGGATTCTGCAGAACGCTCAAGGCCAAACCATTGGCCGGGTTGCCGCTTTTGTGAATGAAAAGACCAAGAACGCGTCTGAGTATGTGACCGGCGGCATGGGTTTCTTTGAATGCATTAATGACCAAACCGCCGCTTTCACCCTGTTTGACGCCTGCAAAAATTGGCTGCAAGCGCAAGGCATGGAAGCCATGGATGGGCCCATCAACTTCGGGGAGCGGGATAGGTTCTGGGGCTTGCTGGTAGACGGCTTCACCGAACCCAACTACGGCATGTTTTATCATCCGCCGTACTACAAAGATTTGTTTGAGGCTTATGGCTTTCAGGTGTATTTCAAGCAGTACACCTATAAAAGGCCCACCGGTGCGCCGTTGCACCCCAAAATAATAGAGCGGGGTGCCCTTTTAGCCCAAGACCCCAATTACCGCGTGGCGCACGCCTCCAAAAAGAACTTGGAGAAACTAGCCCAAGACTTCCTGGAAGTCTACAACAAAGCCTGGGGCGGGCACTCTGGGGTGAGTTCCATGACCATTGAGAAGGTGCGCAAACTTATGAAAAACATGAAACCCATCATGGATGAAAAGCTGCTTATCTTCACGTATTACCAAGAAAAACCCGTCGCGTTCTTCATCATGCTACCCGAGCTGAACCAGATTTTCAAGCACCTGCACGGCAAGCTGGATTGGTGGGGCAAGCTGAAATTCCTCTACTACAAATGGCGCATCTTACGAAGCAATGAACGCAAGCTCTTCGGGCTTATTTTTGGCGTGGTACCTGAATTTCAGGGAAAGGGCGTAGATGCGTACATGATGACAAAGTCACACCAAACCGTGATTGACTACGCTCCCGAGATGGAGATGAACTGGGTAGGTGACTTCAACCCGAAGATGATGATGGTGACCCGTGCCCTGGGTGCCGTCATCTACAAAACCCACGTGACCTACCGCAAGATCTTCGACCCGTCCAAACCGTTCACGCGTTATCCTATCATCCGGTGATTTCCGTTTTGAGGCTCTGAATTGGAAACGGAGCCGAAAACGTTAAAATATCTTTTCTTGCCGCAAGTTTAGCGCAGCGTGACTTGTGATAACCCACTTGGTCAGTTTATCAACTGACGTGAGTTTATAAGCTCACAACATGTACAGCCACAAGTTACGGCTTCGCCTAAACTTGCGGCAGATTACATTGTAGAGACCAGGCACCTCACGCATTGCTCTCTTCTGCCCACGCATATCCAATAATTCCCCTCCTCGGAGGGGTAGGGGTGGGTTGTGTCAAAAGATAAAGGCTGCTGCTCCAAATACCTCGTAGCGTGCGCAGCTCCTACGAAAGTCTCTGCCAACAGCCTTATCTGAAAAATATTGGGGATCTATGAAAAACCCTGGTTTTGGCTTCATTTCCAAAACAGAGCCAATAAACAGACCCGCGTCTACTTCCCGGCCAATCCTAAAAACGCTTCATGCAAACGCAGCACCTGCTCAAGCACCAGTTGTTGGTCATCGTTGTACAAGACAAACTGCGCGCGGCTGACTTTCTCTTCCTCGGGCAATTGCTTGGCGATAATGGCGTCAATGTCGGCGGCGGTGCGGTGGGTGTCCCGTAGCAAGGTTCGGGAGATGCGGAGGTCCTTGGGCGCGGACACGGTGAGCACGTGGTCTACTTGGGTGTAGGCATTGGACTCAAACATGAGCGCGGCTTCTTTCAAGATGTAGGGCGCGTGGGCCTGCGCTTCTAGCCACCGGTGGAAATCTTTGCGGACCTGCGGGTGTACCAAGGCGTTGAGTTTGGCCAATTGTGTGGCATCATGGAAAACGGCTTGGGCCAGATAGGTGCGGTTCAGGTTCTGGGCAGCGTCAAACGTTTCTGGCCCGAAGGTGGCAATCAAGCCCTGCCGCAGCTCGGGGTCATGCTGCATCACCCATTTGGCGCGGGCGTCTGAGTCATAGACCGGCACGCCCAACAGCTGGAAACAGCGGCAGACAATGCTTTTGCCAGATCCTATGCCGCCGGTAATTCCAATCTTCAGCATAAGAATCTATTGAGCCGTCAAGGAAATCTTCACGCGGCCGGGCGTAACGGCAATCTGTTTGGTCATGGGCGCACGCTGCACCACCGTGGGCACAATGGTAGAATCCAGGATGTTGAATTTCTGATAATCCAGCACCACCTGGAACAGTTCGGGCTGAATCTGGTCACGGTGCCTGGGCAGAAAGGCGTACTGGAGTTTCACGGGGCCATTGACCAACCGCAGCAGCAGGCCCGGCGGGAAGTTTTGCAACACCGGCTGTACCGTCACTTCCTGCTTTTCCAGGGCCACCACCTTGAACTTCACATCGGCTTCACGCAC
This region of Rufibacter sp. LB8 genomic DNA includes:
- the coaE gene encoding dephospho-CoA kinase (Dephospho-CoA kinase (CoaE) performs the final step in coenzyme A biosynthesis.), which gives rise to MLKIGITGGIGSGKSIVCRCFQLLGVPVYDSDARAKWVMQHDPELRQGLIATFGPETFDAAQNLNRTYLAQAVFHDATQLAKLNALVHPQVRKDFHRWLEAQAHAPYILKEAALMFESNAYTQVDHVLTVSAPKDLRISRTLLRDTHRTAADIDAIIAKQLPEEEKVSRAQFVLYNDDQQLVLEQVLRLHEAFLGLAGK